The Enterobacter kobei genome has a segment encoding these proteins:
- a CDS encoding NarK family nitrate/nitrite MFS transporter, which yields MSHSYAPERENGAVITDWRPEDPAFWQQRGHRVASRNLWISVPCLLLAFCVWMLFSAVAVNLPKVGFTFTTDQLFMLTALPSLSGALLRVPYAFMVPVFGGRRWTAFSTGIMIVPCVWLGFAVQDTSTPFSVFVIISLLCGFAGANFASSMANISFFFPKAKQGGALGINGGLGNMGVSVMQLIAPLAISVSIFAAFGGGGVEQADGSSLYLQNAAWIWVPFLVVFTLAAWFFMNDLSASKASLSEQLPVLKRGHLWVMALLYLATFGSFIGFSAGFAMLSKTQFPDVQILQFAFFGPFIGALARSLGGMVSDRLGGTRVTLVNFVVMAVFCALLFLTLPADGQGGNFIAFFGVFMVLFLTAGLGSASTFQMISVIFRKLTMDRVKAQGGSEEQAMREAATDTAAALGFISAIGAIGGFFIPKAFGISLDLTGSPAGAMKVFLVFYIACVVITWLVYGRNTKKNK from the coding sequence ATGAGTCACTCATACGCTCCCGAAAGGGAAAATGGTGCCGTTATTACAGACTGGCGTCCAGAGGATCCGGCGTTCTGGCAACAGCGCGGCCATCGTGTAGCAAGCCGGAATCTGTGGATTTCCGTTCCGTGTCTGTTATTAGCGTTTTGCGTATGGATGTTGTTTAGTGCAGTGGCGGTAAATCTGCCAAAAGTTGGGTTTACGTTCACAACCGATCAGCTGTTTATGCTGACCGCGTTGCCGTCGCTGTCAGGCGCGCTGCTGCGCGTTCCTTACGCCTTTATGGTGCCGGTCTTTGGTGGCCGTCGCTGGACGGCATTCAGTACCGGGATCATGATCGTGCCTTGCGTGTGGCTCGGCTTCGCGGTGCAGGATACGTCCACGCCGTTCAGCGTGTTCGTGATCATCTCCCTGCTGTGCGGTTTTGCGGGTGCGAACTTCGCCTCCAGTATGGCGAACATCAGCTTCTTCTTCCCGAAAGCGAAACAGGGTGGCGCGCTGGGCATTAACGGTGGTCTGGGCAACATGGGCGTGAGCGTGATGCAGCTGATCGCGCCGCTGGCGATCTCGGTGTCCATTTTTGCTGCCTTTGGTGGCGGTGGCGTTGAACAGGCGGATGGTTCTTCCCTCTACCTGCAGAACGCCGCCTGGATTTGGGTGCCGTTCCTGGTGGTCTTCACCCTGGCAGCGTGGTTCTTTATGAACGATCTGTCTGCGTCGAAGGCGTCACTGAGTGAACAGCTGCCGGTGCTGAAACGTGGACACCTTTGGGTGATGGCGCTGCTGTATCTGGCCACCTTCGGGTCGTTTATCGGTTTCTCTGCCGGTTTCGCCATGCTGTCGAAAACCCAGTTCCCGGACGTGCAGATCCTGCAATTCGCCTTCTTTGGTCCATTTATTGGCGCGCTGGCTCGCTCACTGGGCGGCATGGTTTCTGACCGTCTGGGCGGTACCCGCGTGACGCTGGTGAACTTTGTCGTGATGGCTGTCTTCTGTGCGTTGCTGTTCCTGACGCTGCCAGCGGACGGACAGGGCGGAAACTTCATCGCCTTCTTCGGCGTGTTTATGGTGCTGTTCCTGACGGCCGGTTTGGGGAGTGCGTCCACCTTCCAGATGATCTCCGTGATCTTCCGTAAGCTGACGATGGATCGCGTGAAAGCGCAGGGTGGAAGCGAAGAGCAGGCGATGCGTGAAGCGGCGACGGATACCGCTGCTGCGCTGGGCTTTATCTCTGCCATCGGTGCCATTGGCGGCTTCTTTATCCCGAAAGCGTTCGGTATTTCGCTTGACCTGACCGGTTCCCCGG
- the narX gene encoding nitrate/nitrite two-component system sensor histidine kinase NarX — MLKRCLSPLTLVNQLALIVLLSTALGVTGMAISGWLVQGVQGNAHAINEAGSLRMQSYRLLASVPLTQDDQPLIDEMERTAFSPELENAAIRAGQQSQLKALQGYWHTQLEPGLKQAQSPETVAQDVAGFVSRIDALVSSFDQTTELRIDRVVMVHRAMALFMGLLLIFTIIWLRARLLNPWKQLLTMARAVTARDFTQRTHISGRNEMAMLGQALNTMSAELSESYAVLEQRVQEKTAGLEQKNEILSFLWQANRRLHMQVPLCERLSPVLNGLQNLTLLHDLELRVYDVEDEDNHQEFTCQSDMSCDDKGCHLCPRGLPPSTTGGTTLKWRLTDSHTQYGILLATLPAGRHLSHDQQQLVDTLVEQLTVTLALDRHQEKQQQLIVMEERATIARELHDSIAQSLSCMKMQVSCLQMQDAQMPDSNKQLLSQIRNELNTSWVQLRELLTTFRLQLTEPGLRPALEASCQEFSARLGFPVKLDYQLPPRFVPSHQAIHLLQIAREALSNVLKHAEATAVTVTVSQHANQVRLTVHDNGRGVPENAERTNHYGLIIMRDRAQSLRGDCQVRRRETGGTEVVVTFIPEKPLTTSQGETHD, encoded by the coding sequence ATGTTAAAAAGATGTTTATCACCGCTGACACTCGTCAATCAGTTAGCCCTGATCGTTTTGCTGTCCACCGCACTCGGCGTGACCGGCATGGCGATTTCCGGCTGGCTGGTACAAGGGGTACAGGGTAATGCGCATGCCATCAATGAGGCAGGCTCGCTACGCATGCAGAGTTACCGTCTGCTGGCGTCGGTGCCTCTGACGCAGGACGACCAGCCTCTCATTGATGAAATGGAGCGCACGGCTTTCAGCCCTGAACTGGAAAATGCAGCCATCCGCGCCGGTCAGCAATCCCAGCTTAAAGCCCTTCAGGGCTACTGGCACACCCAACTGGAACCCGGACTGAAACAGGCGCAAAGCCCGGAGACGGTCGCGCAGGACGTGGCGGGTTTTGTCTCACGCATTGATGCCCTGGTCTCCTCTTTTGACCAAACCACTGAATTACGCATCGATCGGGTGGTGATGGTACACCGTGCCATGGCGCTGTTTATGGGCCTGCTGCTGATCTTCACCATTATCTGGCTCCGCGCGCGGCTGCTGAATCCGTGGAAACAGCTGCTGACCATGGCCCGGGCGGTAACCGCCCGGGATTTTACCCAGCGCACGCACATCAGCGGACGCAACGAAATGGCGATGCTCGGCCAGGCGCTCAACACCATGTCGGCAGAGCTGTCCGAAAGCTACGCGGTGCTTGAGCAGCGCGTACAGGAAAAAACGGCGGGGCTGGAGCAGAAAAACGAAATCCTCTCTTTCCTGTGGCAGGCCAACCGCCGGCTGCACATGCAGGTGCCGCTCTGTGAACGCCTCTCCCCGGTGCTGAATGGCCTGCAAAATCTGACCCTGCTGCATGACCTGGAGCTGCGCGTTTACGACGTGGAAGATGAAGATAATCATCAGGAGTTTACCTGTCAGTCCGACATGTCCTGTGATGATAAAGGCTGTCATTTATGCCCTCGCGGCCTGCCGCCGTCGACCACTGGCGGCACGACGCTGAAATGGCGACTAACGGACAGCCATACCCAGTACGGTATTCTGCTGGCGACCCTGCCCGCCGGGCGTCACCTGAGCCACGATCAGCAACAGCTGGTTGATACGCTGGTTGAACAGCTAACGGTCACGCTGGCGCTCGACAGGCATCAGGAAAAACAGCAGCAGCTGATCGTTATGGAAGAACGCGCCACCATCGCCCGCGAGCTGCATGACTCAATCGCCCAATCGCTCTCCTGTATGAAAATGCAGGTAAGCTGCCTGCAGATGCAGGATGCGCAGATGCCGGACAGTAATAAACAGCTGCTCAGCCAGATACGCAACGAGCTGAATACGTCCTGGGTACAGCTGCGTGAGCTGCTGACCACCTTCCGCCTGCAGCTGACCGAGCCGGGCCTGCGTCCGGCGCTGGAAGCCAGCTGTCAGGAGTTTAGCGCCCGGCTGGGGTTCCCGGTGAAGCTGGATTACCAGCTGCCGCCGCGGTTTGTCCCGTCACATCAGGCTATTCATCTACTGCAGATCGCCCGTGAAGCACTCAGCAACGTGCTTAAACACGCGGAAGCGACGGCGGTCACGGTCACCGTCAGCCAGCACGCTAACCAGGTCAGACTCACGGTTCACGACAACGGCCGCGGCGTGCCGGAAAATGCCGAGCGCACGAACCACTATGGTTTAATCATTATGCGAGACCGCGCCCAAAGCCTGCGCGGTGATTGTCAGGTTCGCCGGAGAGAGACGGGTGGCACGGAAGTCGTGGTCACCTTTATTCCCG